A genome region from Nicotiana tabacum cultivar K326 chromosome 13, ASM71507v2, whole genome shotgun sequence includes the following:
- the LOC107760378 gene encoding uncharacterized protein LOC107760378: MLTVDDFLGMEFKPNMSRVDYLVAVAEVAQLKSMYEEEYNVVAEQDKEYCIKKEEKIIHNIQSILSSFPVNNLDPQEKHVLDIAIPKGKRSLQNIQPRKVTEQFICSEELMIKKAVENLEEKEIRVVKVGDGENRTIKINWGTIGANFAIGKSRTGKVANDPLGLSNEEYFINKNLANEKPAKQEEEDKEEAKREKKKVKRNIIVRVAAPVVVNNQPRELPIEFKNKITEIGGSVESAILVIEKRLFETDIKPGEGRLSIPQRQMSNEFLKPEEDAHLNTRNGNNVSEKKVKLIEPSLETCDINLRKWNMNKSNGKTSSSYVLTTYWNAVTKRNALKIGTLMQLWSFREGTQLCFALVKLQD; this comes from the coding sequence ATGCTGACGGTAGATGATTTTTTGGGCATGGAATTTAAGCCCAACATGAGTCGAGTGGATTATTTGGTGGCTGTTGCTGAAGTTGCTCAGTTAAAATCCATGTATGAAGAAGAATACAACGTTGTTGCTGAACAAGATAAAGAGTATTGcatcaaaaaagaagaaaaaatcattCACAATATTCAGTCCATATTATCATCTTTCCCAGTTAATAATCTTGATCCTCAAGAAAAGCATGTTCTTGATATCGCCATCCCAAAAGGGAAACGATCACTGCAAAACATACAGCCAAGAAAAGTTACTGAACAATTTATTTGCAGTGAAGAATTGATGATCAAGAAAGCTGTGGaaaatttagaagaaaaagaaatcagagTAGTAAAAGTTGGTGATGGGGAAAACAGAACGATCAAAATCAATTGGGGTACTATTGGTGCTAATTTTGCAATTGGAAAATCAAGAACAGGAAAAGTAGCCAACGACCCACTTGGTTTAAGCAATGAAGAATACTTCATTAACAAAAATTTGGCCAATGAAAAACCAGCAAAGCAAGAAGAGGAAGATAAAGAAGAGGCTAAAAGGGAAAAGAAGAAGGTGAAAAGGAACATTATTGTAAGAGTTGCAGCCCCTGTTGTAGTTAACAACCAACCAAGAGAATTGCCTATAGAATTCAAGAACAAAATTACAGAAATAGGAGGTTCAGTTGAATCAGCAATATTGGTAATAGAAAAGAGGTTGTTTGAGACTGATATTAAACCGGGAGAGGGCAGACTTTCAATCCCACAAAGGCAAATGAGTAATGAGTTTCTTAAACCAGAAGAAGATGCACATTTGAATACTCGCAATGGGAATAATGTGTCTGAGAAAAAAGTGAAGTTGATTGAGCCTTCTCTTGAAACATGTGATATTAATCTGAGAAAATGGAATATGAACAAAAGTAATGGGAAAACAAGTTCAAGTTATGTGTTGACTACATATTGGAATGCTGTGACTAAAAGGAATGCTTTGAAAATTGGTACTCTGATGCAGTTGTGGTCATTTAGAGAAGGTACTCAGTTATGTTTTGCACTGGTCAAGCTTCAAGACTAA